A window from Kluyveromyces lactis strain NRRL Y-1140 chromosome E complete sequence encodes these proteins:
- the SPT10 gene encoding Spt10p (similar to uniprot|P35208 Saccharomyces cerevisiae YJL127C SPT10 Putative histone acetylase required for transcriptional regulation at core promoters functions at or near the TATA box) yields the protein MYGNEDNSQMMDDPYSTPLQPQTILLRDGETVSTMYPIPANPDLLPIGLVEFLLDEFNMEIENGQSFPYYEPLSLDEFKKSWFDCHGVLCVMVLGELPELDYSVPINRSEEIDEVLGLKYSERFTSTYMKRKERRNLNLSIQWERQCLGIFDLKPAYPGRSSHVATGTFLVNAGIRGKGIGKTLVDCFLNWAPQLGFTSCYFPLVYGTNVGIRRIFESSNFRRIGKLPESGILKGFDSPVDSFIYGKEFTHVSKHMNSLHSSVDDTIKAKYERLIYYLEHGEYPPSCNRNEKARLRVIAKKHSLINGKLHFKGKEVVYDPQRQLRIAYETHMVDHQGINRVTSKLAEKYHWKGIKQTVIQVINSCSNCQENTNRMSDESVVIDTRTDPNGQPHTIVHAVPQGHISESLETLEELTPADSTNKSRLKTSFVQRIKFGKDPGSESVKRKLVTSSDDSMNSFSNYANEGIKSSSRKKSRSGDPRGSEPGTVILEEETPNSMVDDALLNLEDNVMAAVEAVRNEQQQKSSPGSDNINGNSKDPPHGGPKNHGTRISSEGINRQAYY from the coding sequence ATGTACGGCAATGAGGATAATTCACAGATGATGGATGATCCGTACTCGACACCTTTGCAACCCCAAACAATATTGTTGCGCGATGGGGAAACAGTATCCACGATGTATCCGATCCCTGCAAACCCAGACCTTCTTCCTATAGGGCTTGTAGAATTTCTACTCGATGAGTTCAACATGGAAATTGAGAATGGACAAAGCTTCCCATATTATGAGCCTCTATcacttgatgaatttaaaAAGAGCTGGTTTGACTGTCATGGTGTGTTATGTGTCATGGTTCTCGGTGAACTTCCGGAGTTAGATTACTCAGTACCAATTAACCGCTCTGAAGAAATAGATGAAGTATTAGGCCTGAAATATAGTGAAAGGTTTACGTCAACTTATatgaaaagaaaggaaCGTCGTAATTTGAACCTCAGCATTCAATGGGAGAGACAGTGTCTTggaatttttgatttaaaACCTGCATATCCAGGCCGTTCTTCTCATGTCGCCACTGGCACATTCCTGGTAAATGCAGGTATTAGAGGGAAAGGTATTGGCAAAACTTTAGTGGATTGTTTTCTGAACTGGGCTCCTCAGCTTGGGTTTACATCGTGTTACTTTCCGTTGGTATACGGTACTAATGTAGGAATACGAAGAATATTTGAGTCATCTAACTTTAGgagaattggaaaacttcCAGAATCAGGTATTTTGAAAGGATTTGACTCTCCAGTAGACTCATTCATATATGGTAAAGAGTTTACTCATGTTAGTAAACACATGAACTCTTTACATTCATCAGTGGACGACACTATAAAAGCAAAATACGAAAGACTCATATATTATCTAGAGCACGGAGAATACCCCCCATCATGTAATAGAAATGAGAAGGCAAGATTACGGGTAATTGCTAAGAAGCATTCCCTTATTAACGGAAAGCTCCATTTCAAAGGAAAGGAAGTTGTGTATGATCCACAACGACAGTTGAGAATTGCATATGAAACTCACATGGTTGACCATCAGGGAATTAATAGAGTAACTTCAAAGCTAGCCGAGAAATACCATTGGAAAGGTATTAAACAAACAGTAATACAAGTTATCAACTCATGTTCGAACTGCCAAGAAAACACAAATAGGATGTCTGATGAAAGCGTTGTTATTGACACAAGAACCGATCCCAATGGCCAACCGCACACAATTGTTCATGCAGTTCCACAAGGTCATATATCTGAAAGTTTGGAGAcattagaagaattgacaCCGGCGGACTCCACCAATAAATCTCGGTTGAAAACATCATTTGTTCAAAGGATTAAATTTGGCAAAGATCCGGGCTCTGAGAGTGTCAAAAGAAAGCTGGTCACGAGCTCAGATGACTCgatgaattctttttctaaCTATGCTAATGAAGGTATCAAGAGCAGCAGTAGGAAGAAGTCGAGAAGTGGTGATCCAAGAGGCAGCGAACCAGGGACTGTCatattggaagaagagacACCAAATAGCATGGTGGATGACGCGTTACTAAACCTAGAAGATAACGTGATGGCCGCAGTAGAGGCAGTTCGGAATGAGCAGCAACAAAAATCAAGTCCAGGTAGTGATAATATCAACGGGAACAGTAAGGATCCTCCTCATGGTGGCCCAAAAAATCATGGAACTCGTATTTCCTCGGAAGGAATCAACAGACAGGCCTATTATTAA
- the PBS2 gene encoding mitogen-activated protein kinase kinase PBS2 (similar to uniprot|P08018 Saccharomyces cerevisiae YJL128C PBS2 MAP kinase kinase that plays a pivotal role in the osmosensing signal-transduction pathway activated under severe osmotic stress), whose product MSNSLRRSSASSSSSQGKPGRNGSGNGSYSQINSSLHARVKAFQEQRQLKRSGSIHSNQSQNSVQIEQIVNKPLPPLPPKTMVEEAENSQQLEQQQQQQHNIQIQQTQQQQQRQPILKQQDQHLQHLQHTELLAQSVTENDQHDQQQQQQGGLLLSPKTELPDIEEKKGQFEKQTQEALANLSIQSDGMSSASESSGSASNKQQQDHELNPIRKAPKRPQGVPSCTGSGNAGAPSPIGGVGGSQAAAGTFRPPAAAGGVVMPNQPRLSQGQPHLQKAKQSLSARRGLKLPTGGMSLKMKPTHQQQQLAPQHTHQEFAGAPSNSALPLQGKRSNPGSLINGIQSTSTSLANSSHDTLGTDPKSNPTSNSNSGIGGLFANFSKYVNIKSGSLNFAGKLSLSSKGVDFSNGSSFRIKLDELEFLEELGHGNYGNVSKVLHKPTHIIMAMKEVRLELDESKFRQILMELEVLHNCQSPYIVDFYGAFFIEGAVYMCMEYMDGGSLDKTYDDEQIGGIDEPQLARITSSVIQGLKELKDVHNIIHRDVKPTNILCSASQGTIKLCDFGVSGNLVASLAKTNIGCQSYMAPERIKSLNPDKSTYSVQSDIWSLGLSILEMALGAYPYPPETFDNIFSQLSAIVDGPPPKLPEGKFSADAQNFVSMCLQKIPERRPTYAALLEHPWLKKYENVDVRMSEYITNRLNKKRELLEQTGEGPPKHVPALHMGGL is encoded by the coding sequence ATGAGTAATAGTTTGAGACGGTCCAGTGcgtcatcttcttcgtcgCAGGGGAAACCAGGACGAAATGGCAGTGGGAATGGATCGTATTCTCAAATCAATTCCAGTTTGCATGCCAGAGTGAAAGCTTTCCAAGAACAGAGACAGTTGAAACGGTCCGGTAGTATTCATTCTAACCAGTCACAGAATTCGGTTCAGATAGAGCAGATTGTGAATAAACCGTTGCCGCCTCTGCCACCGAAGACAATGGTTGAAGAGGCTGAGAATAGCCAGCAATTagaacaacaacaacaacaacaacataATATACAAATACAGCAAAcacaacagcaacaacaacgaCAACCGATCCTAAAACAACAGGACCAGCATCTACAGCATCTACAGCATACGGAATTGTTAGCACAATCAGTTACGGAAAATGACCAGCATGatcagcagcaacagcagcaggGGGGCCTGCTGCTGTCTCCTAAGACAGAACTTCCCGATAtagaggaaaagaagggACAGTTTGAGAAGCAGACACAAGAGGCTCTGGCGAATTTGAGTATACAGTCTGACGGTATGTCATCTGCTTCGGAATCTTCTGGTAGTGCCAGTAATAAGCAACAACAGGATCATGAACTCAATCCGATTAGAAAGGCTCCAAAACGTCCGCAAGGTGTTCCCAGTTGTACTGGCAGCGGCAATGCTGGTGCGCCAAGTCCAATTGGTGGCGTGGGAGGTTCTCAGGCAGCAGCAGGTACTTTCAGACCGCCTGCTGCTGCTGGGGGCGTTGTAATGCCAAATCAACCAAGGCTTTCACAAGGTCAGCCACATCTACAAAAGGCTAAACAGTCTTTGTCTGCAAGAAGAGGCTTGAAGCTTCCTACGGGCGGCATGTCcttgaagatgaaaccaacacatcaacaacagcagcttGCTCCTCAACATACACATCAAGAATTTGCGGGCGCTCCCTCCAATTCTGCTTTGCCCTTGCAAGGAAAACGTTCGAATCCCGGATCTTTGATTAATGGTATTCAATCCACTTCTACTTCTTTGGCTAATAGTTCACATGATACACTTGGCACTGATCCTAAATCTAATCCTACTTCTAATTCTAACTCTGGTATCGGTGGATTGTTTGCTAATTTTTCCAAGTATGTCAATATTAAATCAGGATCTCTAAATTTCGCAGGTAAGCTGTCTTTATCCTCTAAAGGTGTAGACTTTAGCAACGGTTCCAGTTTCCGGATAAAGTTAGATGAACTAGAGTTTCTGGAAGAATTGGGTCATGGTAACTATGGTAACGTATCCAAAGTTTTACACAAGCCGACTCATATCATAATGGCCATGAAGGAAGTCAGATTGGAATTGGACGAATCAAAGTTTAGACAGATCTTAATGGAACTTGAAGTTTTGCATAATTGCCAGTCACCGTACATTGTGGATTTCTACGGtgcatttttcattgaagGTGCCGTTTATATGTGTATGGAATATATGGATGGTGGATCTCTAGATAAAACTtatgatgatgaacaaatAGGGGGGATTGACGAACCACAACTAGCAAGGATAACAAGCTCAGTAATACAAGgattgaaggaattgaaagacGTGCATAATATCATCCATCGTGATGTTAAACCAACTAATATCTTGTGTTCTGCAAGCCAGGGTACAATTAAACTATGCGATTTTGGTGTGTCAGGTAACCTCGTTGCCTCTTTAGCCAAGACAAATATCGGTTGTCAATCTTACATGGCCCcagaaagaatcaaatcacTGAATCCGGACAAATCAACGTATTCTGTCCAATCAGATATCTGGTCTTTGGGTCTATCGATATTGGAAATGGCATTGGGAGCTTATCCGTATCCGCCAGAAACGTTTGACAACATATTCTCACAGTTGAGTGCCATCGTCGACGGCCCACCTCCTAAACTTCCAGAGGGAAAGTTCTCAGCCGATGCTCAAAACTTTGTTTCCATGTGTTTGCAAAAAATCCCTGAACGTAGACCCACTTATGCCGCTCTATTAGAACATCCATGGTTGAAAAAATACGAAAACGTTGACGTAAGAATGAGTGAATACATAACGAATagattgaacaaaaaaaggGAATTGCTAGAACAAACAGGCGAAGGTCCACCTAAGCACGTTCCTGCTTTGCATATGGGCGGATTGTAA
- a CDS encoding uncharacterized protein (conserved hypothetical protein), translated as MGTKGNEMNIWNQMVCEDKKPKSTDAGEPPAYIESIDAEKDTGYWKYDVEKNESGNDGKRKKTRFVKFFHFFLALSLLLFGYHKGLFFGNFSCNHHQLDVHPDVETSFEITIKQLPLHDPVHTEHLLSYSFGDSWGHPAQASFKPYTGSPYNKIILELSTNITGIQHDRLGHIFINNVTVWRTSTVEPYDEATIVSESSKDITQYISLFQDSDDPLELIFQLDNIVTNKQTGVFNVELKLHYYYEHTAKHGTDETATDFFYHYAAAPPSRVLPLVGDKKRRTPLLYYPISSHSNPRWRRSLEDFAAHEDDLEHAILEVFISGNAAEEFWYGNVLDKYVSKFKNGLREVMGHGPLRALKVFLYDGEHDYLVSTVIPTPVIYTGGFSPALWRPCVGIDAFDLESLFVDLTPFIPLLKDGKPWELQMEIVSSLDDKYKSTIGENWIISGNIKQWTNPASSINHKELKSNIFDSTFDINVVDRNPSHLHQAVNATTKNEVASLLYLEDKPYVLSHTYHNEFVSNLTFYDDGNDEHTVVNLEKYNIISLYENASYGVADPIISLVDKASWNLVGSVRMLDIDVSKSELSYKATVGRTVDRLKYIKDYTSGEEFVIDNSEDIFNYLRKHDSTPHMVINALQGSQIGSSEFTLSPSGNHGSGDSVHNVRVVSEFPIKEHYKRDVIVSDNSVVFDVVKRDL; from the coding sequence ATGGGTACTAAGGGGAATGAGATGAATATATGGAACCAAATGGTTTGCGAGGATAAAAAACCAAAGTCTACTGATGCAGGGGAACCTCCTGCTTACATAGAATCGATTGATGCTGAAAAGGACACAGGGTACTGGAAGTACGATgtagaaaagaatgagAGTGGGAACGACGGTAAGAGGAAGAAGACTAGATTTGTCAagtttttccatttctttttggctCTTTCCCTTCTTTTATTCGGTTATCATAAAGGGTTATTCTTTGGTAACTTCTCTTGTAATCATCACCAGCTGGACGTTCATCCAGACGTTGAAACGTCATTTGAAATAACGATTAAACAATTACCGCTTCATGATCCAGTCCATACTGAACACCTCTTATCCTACTCGTTTGGCGATTCTTGGGGTCATCCAGCTCAGGCGTCGTTTAAGCCATACACTGGTTCCCCTTATAATAAGATCATCTTGGAACTCTCGACAAATATTACTGGGATACAGCACGATCGTTTAGGTCACATTTTTATCAACAACGTTACTGTTTGGAGGACTTCTACCGTGGAACCTTATGATGAGGCTACCATTGTCAGTGAGTCATCGAAAGATATAACTCAATATATCTCATTGTTCCAAGATAGCGATGACCCTCTGGAActtattttccaattggaCAACATTGTcacaaacaaacaaactGGTGTCTTCAACGTGGAATTGAAGCTTCACTACTATTATGAACATACTGCGAAGCATGGGACAGATGAAACCGCTACCGATTTCTTCTATCATTATGCCGCAGCTCCACCAAGCAGGGTTCTTCCTTTGGTCGGTGataagaagagaagaacgCCATTGTTGTACTATCCAATTTCCTCTCATTCCAATCCACGTTGGAGACGTTCTCTTGAAGATTTCGCGGCCCATGAAGATGACTTAGAGCATGCCATCTTGGAAGTTTTCATCTCAGGTAACGCAGCTGAAGAGTTCTGGTACGGTAATGTGTTGGACAAATATGTATCCAAGTTCAAAAATGGCTTGCGAGAAGTCATGGGTCACGGTCCCCTACGTGCTTTGAAAGTCTTCTTATATGATGGTGAACATGACTATTTAGTTTCAACGGTAATTCCTACTCCTGTCATTTACACCGGTGGGTTCTCGCCTGCTCTTTGGAGACCTTGTGTTGGTATCGATGCCTTTGACCTTGAAAGTCTATTCGTCGATCTTACACCTTTTATCCCACTCTTGAAGGATGGTAAACCTTGGGAATTACAAATGGAAATTGTATCCAGTTTGGACGATAAATATAAGAGCACTATAGGCGAGAACTGGATCATTTCTGGTAACATCAAACAATGGACTAACCCTGCTTCAAGTATCAACCAcaaggaattgaaatccAACATATTTGACTCTACGTTTGATATTAATGTCGTTGACAGAAATCCAAGCCATCTACACCAAGCCGTTAACGCTACAACCAAAAATGAAGTGGCGAGTCTTCTTTATTTAGAAGACAAACCTTATGTGCTTTCACATACCTATCATAATGAATTTGTATCTAACCTTACATTCTACGATGACGGTAATGATGAACATACTGTAGTTAACCTCGAGAAGTACAATATCATTTCTCTTTACGAGAATGCCTCCTATGGTGTGGCAGATCCTATTATTTCACTGGTCGACAAAGCTTCTTGGAACTTGGTTGGTAGCGTGAGAATGTTAGATATTGACGTTTCCAAGTCTGAGCTTTCTTACAAGGCAACTGTTGGGAGAACTGTCGATAGATTAAAGTACATCAAAGATTATACCAGTGGAGAAGAATTTGTAATTGATAACAGTGAGGATATTTTCAACTATCTCAGAAAGCATGATTCAACTCCGCATATGGTTATCAATGCCCTTCAGGGATCGCAAATTGGATCATCCGAATTCACTCTCTCACCGTCCGGGAACCATGGTAGCGGTGATTCTGTTCATAATGTGAGAGTTGTCAGCGAATTCCCAATAAAGGAACATTATAAGAGAGATGTTATAGTTAGTGACAATTCCGTTGTTTTCGACGTCGTTAAGAGAGATCTATaa